In Marinitoga hydrogenitolerans DSM 16785, a single window of DNA contains:
- a CDS encoding cytochrome c biogenesis CcdA family protein, whose product MQIIYIGGGKIDTLTLNVQPAIGYLGALLGGIISFFSPCVLPLIPLFFGILMTDLNDTMLTIKRGIAFFLGLSIFFSILGVFAGTVGSFLSTYQSIFNIISGFFIISLGIFYLFGKDGFKGFKIDLNKHKNTSFFSAFIIGILISFVWIPCSGPVLAAVLTFASTTSNIFSGGLMLFVYSLGISIPFLFFSGAISKILSKITFGTPKWEKYIRIFGGILLIIMGILVIFGLFNSLQGV is encoded by the coding sequence ATACAAATAATATATATAGGGGGTGGAAAAATAGATACCTTAACGTTAAATGTCCAACCTGCGATAGGTTATTTAGGTGCGCTTTTAGGTGGTATAATTTCTTTTTTTAGTCCGTGTGTATTACCTCTTATTCCATTATTTTTTGGTATATTAATGACTGATTTAAATGATACAATGTTAACTATTAAAAGAGGTATTGCATTTTTTCTAGGATTAAGTATATTTTTTTCTATTTTAGGTGTTTTTGCTGGAACTGTGGGAAGTTTTCTTTCGACATATCAAAGTATATTTAATATTATATCAGGTTTTTTTATTATTTCATTAGGAATATTTTATTTATTCGGAAAAGACGGTTTTAAAGGTTTCAAAATTGATTTAAATAAACACAAAAACACATCATTTTTCAGCGCTTTTATTATTGGTATTTTAATTTCATTTGTATGGATTCCATGTTCTGGGCCTGTACTTGCTGCTGTTCTAACTTTTGCTTCAACTACTTCTAATATTTTTTCTGGAGGATTAATGTTGTTTGTTTATTCTTTGGGTATTTCAATTCCATTTTTATTTTTTAGCGGAGCAATAAGTAAAATACTTTCAAAAATAACATTTGGGACACCTAAATGGGAAAAATATATTAGAATTTTTGGTGGTATATTGCTAATAATCATGGGAATATTAGTTATTTTTGGGTTATTTAATTCATTACAAGGAGTGTGA